One Spirochaeta africana DSM 8902 genomic window carries:
- a CDS encoding secondary thiamine-phosphate synthase enzyme YjbQ, with protein sequence MRIIQKQFSLPAHRRGFHLITREITRQIPELAEIQAGIAHLHILHTSAGLTLNENADPDVRRDMESIFNHLVPEHQPYYVHTMEGPDDMPAHAKSSLLGHSVTIPVTDGRLNLGTWQGIYLCEHRNHGGSRRFVLTVLGE encoded by the coding sequence ATGAGGATCATCCAGAAACAGTTTTCCCTCCCGGCACATCGACGCGGGTTCCACCTTATCACCCGGGAAATAACCAGACAGATTCCGGAGCTGGCAGAAATCCAGGCGGGTATTGCGCATCTGCATATCCTGCATACCTCAGCCGGGCTTACCCTGAACGAGAACGCCGATCCGGATGTGCGCCGCGATATGGAGTCGATCTTTAACCACCTGGTGCCAGAGCATCAGCCATACTATGTGCACACCATGGAGGGACCGGATGATATGCCGGCTCACGCCAAGAGCTCGCTGCTGGGGCACTCGGTTACCATCCCGGTAACCGACGGCAGGCTGAACCTTGGCACATGGCAGGGGATATATCTGTGCGAGCATCGCAATCACGGCGGCTCGCGCCGATTCGTTCTGACTGTATTGGGGGAGTAA
- a CDS encoding SDR family NAD(P)-dependent oxidoreductase — translation MKLAVISGASRGLGAELYRQYQDDGWQTLDFSRSAPHPGSHAVDLSQPESAAAEFDRVLGAAARQPLEEVLIISNAATLQPIGLLERLAPEEIIAATRINITSGLLLMRAALAAFGRQPLQRLRLAAISSGAARHGYAGWSLYCAGKAAMENAQRAIALEVQDRPHIDAVSIDPGLIDTGMQTTIRRSSRSDFPAVDKFIRRHQDGLLQPPPRVAAAVRRICSLPELEAGAIYRAADYF, via the coding sequence ATGAAGCTCGCGGTAATAAGCGGGGCATCGCGAGGCCTCGGCGCTGAATTATACCGACAGTATCAGGATGATGGCTGGCAGACACTCGATTTTTCCCGTTCGGCTCCCCATCCGGGTTCCCATGCGGTGGATCTGTCACAGCCCGAATCAGCGGCAGCGGAGTTCGACCGTGTCCTTGGCGCTGCGGCGCGGCAGCCCCTGGAAGAGGTGCTGATTATCAGCAATGCGGCTACCCTGCAGCCGATCGGTCTGCTGGAGCGGCTGGCCCCCGAGGAGATCATCGCCGCCACCCGGATAAACATCACCAGCGGTCTGCTGCTGATGCGGGCTGCCCTGGCAGCATTCGGGCGGCAGCCGCTGCAGCGCCTGCGCCTGGCAGCGATATCCTCCGGGGCGGCCAGGCATGGCTATGCCGGCTGGTCGCTGTACTGTGCCGGCAAGGCGGCCATGGAGAATGCCCAGCGCGCCATCGCCCTGGAGGTACAGGATCGCCCCCATATCGATGCTGTAAGCATCGACCCCGGCCTGATAGACACCGGGATGCAAACCACGATACGCAGAAGCAGCCGCAGCGACTTTCCGGCTGTCGACAAATTTATCAGGCGGCACCAGGATGGCCTGCTGCAGCCGCCGCCCCGGGTCGCCGCGGCCGTACGGCGCATCTGCAGCCTGCCCGAGCTGGAGGCAGGAGCCATCTATCGCGCTGCCGACTATTTCTGA
- a CDS encoding DUF2784 domain-containing protein produces MTIIILEFLDRFFLLFHSALVVFNLVGWLPRRIRRLHLISIVLTLLSWVGLGYWYGWGYCLCTDWHWQVLRHLGRPAGTRSYIQYLIEQMTGLSPPVELTIMATQWVFIVLLLVTIVVNLRDALHRLRHQ; encoded by the coding sequence ATGACGATAATAATCCTTGAGTTCCTGGATCGTTTCTTTCTTCTGTTCCACAGCGCGCTGGTGGTGTTCAACCTTGTCGGCTGGCTGCCGCGACGTATCCGTCGCCTGCACCTGATCAGTATCGTACTCACCCTGCTTTCCTGGGTCGGACTTGGCTACTGGTACGGCTGGGGCTACTGTCTCTGCACCGACTGGCACTGGCAGGTACTGCGGCACCTTGGCCGACCAGCGGGTACCCGCAGCTATATCCAGTACCTGATTGAGCAGATGACCGGCCTTTCTCCGCCGGTCGAGCTGACGATAATGGCCACGCAGTGGGTGTTCATCGTACTGCTGCTGGTAACCATAGTGGTCAATCTGCGCGACGCTCTCCATCGCCTCCGGCACCAATAA
- a CDS encoding beta-galactosidase, whose product MGSDAGFYEEFFMYYGCDYSPEQWLDDPGVLQRDIELMQQAGINCVTMGMFSWGHLEPAENDFRLDWLAGVLDRLHAAGLKVILGTPSGARPRWLARRYPEVLRVNARRERMLFGERHNHCYTAPGYRKRVQAINTRLAQRFAGHPAVVLWHLSNEYGGECHCDLCQEAFRGYLQERYRGLDALNRAWWNSFWSKTVTDWQQIESPSPIGESSLHGLNLDWRRFVTHQTRDFMLMERDSLLAVDPAIRVTTNLMMSSSDPAYDPGLDYWKLMQGLDVVSWDSYPGWHLPGHRLLTTVCPDAPVDDYRRASEAAFHHDLFRSIGGGKPFLLMESTPSNTNWQPISKRKKPGMNITSSVQAVAHGSDSVQYFQWRQSRGSFEKFHGSVVETPEDPDDRVFRESAELGRLLGDLCASEVFGTTLPARVAVYYDWENRWAFDDSKGPRNDSRTAYLETVQAHYYALWSQGVTLDVVNADSDFSGYELVVVPMGYLMPTATAARLTDFVQNGGTLVATYLTGMVDESDLQHLNGAPGPLCAVLGVSVQEIDVLYPGEQQFMQVAGCDHFLRERYALRDYCAVVAADTAEVLGSYTSDYMAGSPVVTRNHFGAGHAFFLASRGEDALLHDLYSRLIRELELPHERSRWRVPHGVDVRRRGEAVFVMNFTGTAQSFEPAEGAQLLYGRATRDNTRIVLDPYHTAVFIGAGGDGERRAD is encoded by the coding sequence ATGGGGTCAGATGCGGGGTTTTACGAGGAGTTTTTCATGTACTACGGCTGTGACTATAGTCCCGAACAATGGCTGGATGATCCCGGGGTGCTGCAACGGGATATCGAACTGATGCAGCAGGCCGGTATCAACTGTGTCACCATGGGGATGTTTTCCTGGGGGCATCTGGAGCCGGCCGAAAATGATTTCCGGCTGGACTGGCTGGCGGGGGTTCTCGACCGGCTGCATGCTGCCGGGCTCAAGGTAATCCTGGGTACACCCTCGGGTGCGCGACCGCGCTGGCTGGCCCGGCGGTATCCGGAGGTTCTGCGCGTAAATGCCCGTAGGGAGCGGATGCTCTTTGGAGAACGACACAATCATTGCTATACCGCGCCGGGGTATCGCAAACGGGTGCAGGCTATCAATACCCGGTTGGCACAGCGCTTTGCCGGCCATCCGGCGGTTGTGTTGTGGCATCTGTCCAACGAGTATGGGGGTGAGTGCCATTGTGATCTCTGTCAGGAAGCGTTCCGCGGCTACCTGCAGGAGCGCTATCGGGGCCTGGATGCCCTGAATCGGGCGTGGTGGAACAGCTTCTGGAGCAAGACCGTTACCGACTGGCAGCAGATCGAGTCGCCTTCGCCGATCGGCGAGAGCTCGCTGCATGGTTTGAACCTGGACTGGCGTCGCTTTGTTACTCACCAGACCCGGGACTTTATGCTGATGGAGCGGGACAGCCTGCTGGCGGTTGATCCGGCTATCAGGGTTACCACCAATCTGATGATGAGCAGCAGCGACCCGGCCTACGATCCGGGCCTGGATTACTGGAAGCTGATGCAGGGGTTGGATGTAGTGTCCTGGGACAGCTACCCCGGGTGGCACCTGCCGGGTCATCGACTCCTTACCACCGTCTGTCCGGATGCACCCGTGGATGACTATCGTCGGGCATCGGAGGCCGCGTTCCATCATGATCTGTTCCGCTCGATCGGCGGCGGCAAGCCCTTTCTGCTGATGGAGAGTACCCCGTCCAACACCAACTGGCAGCCAATCTCCAAGCGCAAGAAACCGGGGATGAACATAACCAGTTCGGTACAGGCAGTCGCCCACGGCAGTGATTCGGTGCAGTATTTTCAGTGGCGACAGAGCCGCGGCAGCTTCGAGAAATTTCATGGCTCGGTTGTCGAGACCCCGGAGGATCCGGATGATCGGGTGTTCCGGGAGTCTGCAGAACTTGGCAGGCTGCTGGGGGATCTTTGTGCGTCCGAGGTGTTTGGCACTACCCTGCCAGCACGGGTAGCGGTGTATTACGACTGGGAGAACCGCTGGGCCTTTGATGACAGCAAGGGCCCGCGGAATGATTCCCGTACGGCCTACCTGGAGACGGTCCAGGCGCATTACTACGCCCTGTGGTCGCAGGGGGTAACCCTGGATGTGGTTAATGCAGACAGTGATTTCTCGGGATACGAGCTGGTGGTGGTCCCGATGGGGTACCTTATGCCCACGGCGACAGCCGCGCGGCTGACGGACTTTGTACAGAATGGCGGTACCCTGGTGGCGACCTATCTTACCGGAATGGTGGATGAATCGGATCTGCAGCATCTGAACGGTGCCCCCGGGCCGTTATGTGCGGTGCTGGGGGTGTCTGTACAAGAGATTGATGTGCTGTACCCCGGTGAGCAGCAGTTCATGCAGGTTGCCGGCTGCGATCATTTTTTGCGCGAGCGGTATGCCCTTCGGGATTATTGTGCCGTTGTTGCTGCCGATACTGCCGAGGTGCTGGGGTCGTACACCAGCGACTATATGGCGGGGTCACCGGTGGTAACCCGTAATCACTTCGGTGCCGGGCATGCCTTTTTTCTGGCCTCCCGCGGCGAGGATGCCCTGCTGCATGATTTGTACTCCCGCCTGATCCGTGAGCTTGAGCTACCGCACGAGCGCAGCCGCTGGCGTGTGCCGCACGGGGTGGATGTCCGCCGGCGCGGAGAGGCGGTGTTCGTGATGAACTTTACCGGTACGGCGCAGTCGTTCGAGCCCGCAGAGGGGGCGCAGCTGCTCTATGGCAGGGCAACACGGGACAATACCAGGATTGTGCTGGATCCCTATCACACCGCCGTCTTTATTGGTGCCGGAGGCGATGGAGAGCGTCGCGCAGATTGA
- a CDS encoding antibiotic biosynthesis monooxygenase: MPVTIVHIRVQPEHIQDFIQATEKNHRESVQEPGNLRFDFLRSREDPQLFVLYEAYRSADDAAAHKQTPHYLEWRQTVAPMMAEPRRGVPYDLLAPAGD, translated from the coding sequence ATGCCGGTTACTATCGTTCATATCCGCGTACAGCCTGAACACATCCAGGATTTTATCCAGGCCACCGAAAAGAACCATCGGGAATCCGTGCAGGAGCCGGGGAATCTGCGCTTCGATTTCCTGCGCAGCCGCGAGGATCCCCAGCTGTTTGTACTGTATGAGGCTTACCGCAGCGCCGATGATGCTGCTGCCCACAAGCAAACCCCGCATTACCTCGAATGGCGGCAGACCGTAGCACCGATGATGGCCGAACCACGCCGAGGGGTCCCCTACGACCTGCTCGCACCCGCCGGCGATTAA
- the galE gene encoding UDP-glucose 4-epimerase GalE — MKVLVTGGAGYIGSTVCNALLDRGHFPIVLDNFSLGKRDFVRQHTCYEGDTADHALLARIFADHPEIRVIIHCAALIVVPESTEDPSRYYHENVAKSLGLFDFVRDRGGLAVVFSSSASIYATVEGFRVTEDAPLAPASPYARTKYMMEMVLADFCAAYDMRGLALRYFNPIGADPELRSGMHLAEPSHVLSKLVNAALGVEQEFCITGTDWPTRDGTGIRDYIHIWDLARAHVLAAEYLHGDSNLSAAQREHAREPYQVINLGTGNGVTVRELCAAFQEVWDGDVPIIEGPPRPGDAAGAFADTTRARERLGWQAELSTADAIRSELQWRERRKELLGY; from the coding sequence ATGAAGGTTTTGGTTACTGGCGGTGCCGGGTATATAGGCAGTACCGTCTGCAATGCTCTGCTGGATCGTGGGCATTTCCCGATTGTTCTGGACAATTTCTCGCTTGGCAAGCGGGATTTTGTACGGCAGCATACCTGCTACGAGGGCGACACTGCCGATCATGCATTGCTCGCCCGGATATTCGCCGACCACCCAGAGATCAGGGTGATTATCCATTGCGCTGCGCTGATTGTGGTCCCTGAATCTACCGAGGATCCCAGCCGTTACTATCACGAAAATGTGGCCAAATCGCTGGGGTTGTTTGATTTTGTTCGCGATCGTGGGGGGCTGGCGGTTGTCTTCAGCTCCTCGGCCTCGATCTATGCCACGGTGGAGGGGTTCCGGGTAACCGAGGACGCCCCGCTGGCACCGGCCAGTCCCTATGCGCGTACCAAGTACATGATGGAGATGGTGCTGGCTGATTTCTGCGCGGCCTACGATATGCGGGGGCTGGCTTTGCGCTATTTCAATCCGATTGGCGCCGATCCCGAGCTGCGCAGCGGGATGCATCTGGCTGAACCCAGCCACGTCCTGAGCAAACTGGTGAATGCCGCGCTGGGGGTAGAACAGGAGTTCTGCATTACCGGAACCGACTGGCCAACCCGGGACGGCACCGGCATTCGTGACTACATCCACATCTGGGATCTGGCACGGGCCCATGTGCTGGCGGCCGAGTATCTGCATGGCGACAGCAACCTGTCAGCTGCCCAGCGGGAGCACGCTCGCGAGCCGTATCAGGTGATCAACCTGGGAACCGGCAACGGGGTTACCGTGCGAGAGCTGTGTGCCGCCTTTCAGGAGGTATGGGACGGCGATGTACCGATTATCGAGGGACCGCCCCGACCGGGTGATGCGGCCGGAGCCTTTGCCGACACTACCCGGGCCCGTGAGCGGCTGGGCTGGCAGGCTGAGCTGTCTACCGCCGATGCTATACGCAGTGAGCTGCAGTGGCGTGAGCGGCGCAAGGAGCTGCTGGGGTACTGA
- a CDS encoding galactokinase — protein MQSQNIPTVGEWQTAVRHGELDSCLGRLYGDDTVPAQRRRYLQLLGEHERRYGSGAVRLFSAPGRTELGGNHTDHNNGLALAGAVQLDCVAAVSPGGDPTGTGIYSMDFAQEYRLDIRSTAMQPAEQGTLAGIARGVLDWCHKRDIPAVPFQATLQSDVQPGSGLSSSACIESLLTTVVDVLSANATQPPRPRLSPVEVALCGQYAENTYFGKPCGLLDQTAIAAGGVVGIDFADPHAPQVTRLEADFAAHGYRLCIVHTRSDHAADTDSYASIPREMRQIAGWFGAEVLRGVDPASFWREIARLRSEFAGRAIARAGHYFAENERVQLMQRALTSGDIPGYLNLVAASGHSSFQFLQNVVHEVDNQDYGLALLQIQSLFEFRGVVSRVHGGGFGGAVQAYVPLAVWDEFVQTMEITLGEGCVVPLAIRPWGVEEIELRSKEELI, from the coding sequence ATGCAATCCCAAAATATACCGACGGTAGGCGAATGGCAGACCGCGGTGCGCCACGGCGAGCTGGACAGCTGTCTCGGCAGGCTGTACGGGGACGATACTGTCCCGGCCCAGCGCCGCCGCTACCTGCAGCTGCTGGGTGAGCATGAGCGCCGCTACGGCAGCGGTGCAGTGCGATTATTCTCAGCCCCCGGCAGGACCGAGCTGGGGGGGAATCATACCGACCACAACAACGGCCTGGCACTGGCTGGTGCGGTGCAGCTGGACTGCGTGGCCGCAGTCTCGCCTGGCGGGGACCCCACCGGCACAGGCATCTATTCGATGGATTTCGCGCAGGAGTACCGACTGGATATTCGATCTACCGCCATGCAGCCCGCTGAGCAGGGCACCCTTGCCGGTATAGCGCGCGGGGTTCTGGACTGGTGCCATAAACGCGACATCCCGGCAGTTCCGTTCCAGGCCACTCTGCAGAGCGATGTCCAGCCAGGATCCGGGCTCAGCTCATCTGCCTGTATCGAATCCCTGCTGACGACAGTAGTGGATGTGTTGAGCGCCAACGCGACACAACCCCCGCGACCGCGCCTGTCACCGGTAGAGGTGGCGCTGTGCGGGCAGTACGCCGAGAATACCTATTTTGGCAAACCCTGCGGTCTGCTGGATCAGACCGCGATCGCTGCCGGTGGGGTGGTGGGGATAGATTTTGCCGATCCCCACGCCCCACAGGTAACCCGCCTGGAGGCTGACTTCGCGGCTCATGGCTATCGGCTGTGCATCGTCCACACCAGATCCGATCACGCGGCCGATACCGACAGCTATGCTTCTATCCCGCGCGAGATGCGACAGATTGCCGGCTGGTTCGGTGCGGAGGTGCTGCGCGGGGTGGATCCGGCGAGCTTCTGGCGGGAGATTGCCCGCCTGCGATCAGAATTTGCCGGTCGGGCAATCGCGCGAGCCGGTCACTATTTTGCCGAGAACGAGCGGGTTCAGCTGATGCAGCGGGCCCTGACCTCCGGGGATATCCCCGGGTATCTGAATCTGGTGGCCGCTTCGGGTCACAGCTCGTTTCAGTTTCTGCAGAATGTGGTTCACGAGGTCGACAATCAGGATTATGGTCTGGCGCTGCTGCAGATTCAGTCTCTGTTCGAGTTTCGCGGTGTGGTGTCGCGGGTTCACGGCGGCGGTTTCGGGGGTGCGGTACAGGCCTATGTGCCGTTGGCTGTCTGGGATGAATTTGTACAGACCATGGAGATTACCCTGGGTGAGGGGTGTGTAGTGCCGCTGGCGATTCGCCCCTGGGGGGTGGAAGAAATAGAATTACGCAGTAAAGAGGAGCTGATATGA
- a CDS encoding LacI family DNA-binding transcriptional regulator, translating into MRQPDHAARIDRNTIAAEAGVSTATVSRVFNNPDSVSHERRQRVLAAAHRLGYAPNKFASALARKTTGRLLWLDGRKLSAHDPDNAAFYASLYTDALESALEVIAATTFHLEIGAPHAGSISPEEYDGILVFDIDNIQQAVKLAGSGVPLVCGHHVAHFPRGECFAVDNTAGGRLLAEHLAGLGHRRIAWVTGKTAEISSHRDRQNGIAGIFPDSQLQIIDGQLGPAGGAAAARQLLPEILAGKITAIIAVNDLTAFGLVQELRHRGVAIPAQVSVAACDNLPILQLLPMRLTTLDLQLPVLYRAAAERLLQIPAQPGLVQDSLRLFPPVLIPGDSTAVPAKCPRPAT; encoded by the coding sequence ATGCGTCAACCGGATCATGCTGCCAGAATCGATCGCAACACCATCGCCGCCGAGGCCGGGGTCTCTACCGCCACCGTATCGCGGGTGTTCAACAACCCGGACAGTGTTTCACACGAGCGCCGGCAGCGGGTCCTGGCAGCAGCTCACCGGCTGGGCTATGCCCCAAACAAGTTTGCCTCTGCACTGGCCCGTAAAACCACCGGCCGCCTGCTGTGGCTCGATGGCCGCAAGCTTTCGGCCCACGACCCGGATAATGCCGCCTTTTACGCCTCGCTGTACACCGATGCCCTGGAGAGCGCTCTGGAGGTGATCGCCGCCACCACCTTCCATCTCGAGATCGGAGCGCCGCATGCCGGCAGCATCTCACCGGAGGAATACGACGGTATACTGGTGTTTGATATTGATAATATCCAGCAGGCAGTCAAGCTTGCCGGCAGCGGGGTGCCGCTGGTTTGCGGGCATCACGTGGCCCATTTCCCCCGGGGTGAATGCTTTGCGGTGGACAACACCGCCGGAGGCCGATTGCTGGCGGAGCACCTTGCCGGGCTTGGCCACCGAAGGATCGCCTGGGTAACCGGCAAGACCGCCGAGATCAGCAGTCACCGCGACCGGCAGAACGGGATTGCCGGGATCTTTCCGGACAGCCAGCTGCAGATAATCGACGGGCAGCTGGGCCCGGCCGGCGGCGCAGCCGCAGCCCGACAGTTGCTGCCGGAGATACTTGCCGGGAAGATCACCGCGATCATTGCGGTGAATGATCTTACCGCCTTCGGCCTGGTGCAGGAGCTGCGGCACCGGGGCGTCGCTATTCCGGCACAGGTTTCCGTAGCGGCCTGCGACAACCTGCCCATCCTCCAGCTGCTGCCCATGCGGCTCACCACCCTGGATCTGCAGCTGCCGGTGCTGTACCGTGCGGCGGCAGAGCGGCTGCTGCAGATACCGGCACAGCCGGGGCTGGTGCAGGACTCCCTGCGCCTGTTTCCACCGGTACTGATTCCCGGTGATTCCACTGCCGTACCGGCGAAGTGCCCCCGGCCGGCTACCTGA
- the leuA gene encoding 2-isopropylmalate synthase: MPKYTRFPKVDLPDRRWPDNEIIAPPIWCSVDLRDGNQALANPMGVAQKLRYFQLLVDLGFKEIEVGFPAASEIEFEFVRTLIDRQLIPDDVSIQVLTQAREHLIKRTFESFRGARNVILHLYNSTSTLQRKITFDMSREEIKGIAVRGAQIVRDQIATVPETTVRLQYSPESFSDTELDFAKEVCDAVAEVWQPTVQNPVIFNLPATVEWATPNVHADQIEWMSRNLNNREAIILSVHTHNDRGTGVAATELALMAGAQRVEGTLFGNGERTGNLDIVTVALNMFSQGIDPGLDFSDIPSVRAQYEDLTGMEVHPRHPYGGDLVFTAFSGSHQDAIKKGMDRRADIQDPTAAWEVPYLLIDPRDIGRTYEAIIRINSQSGKGGVAYVMSREFGFDLPKTMHPEFGRMVNQATDRLGREATKQEIFDIFKQSYLELTVPLELIRLRSLTDEMGDHTITCTVKVAYDGQIIEITGRGNGPIDAFVHAMSERGWNGFSIIDFKEQAVGSGAGTEAAAYVQIQARDGGRFWGVGVDTDISIAGLKGVVSAYNRSRLA, translated from the coding sequence ATGCCAAAATATACCCGTTTCCCGAAGGTCGATCTGCCTGATCGCCGCTGGCCGGACAACGAGATTATCGCACCCCCTATCTGGTGCAGTGTGGATCTGCGCGACGGTAATCAGGCCCTGGCAAACCCGATGGGGGTTGCCCAGAAGCTGCGCTACTTCCAGCTGTTGGTGGATCTGGGATTCAAGGAGATAGAGGTCGGTTTTCCTGCTGCCAGCGAGATCGAGTTCGAGTTTGTGCGTACCCTGATCGATCGGCAGCTGATCCCCGATGATGTCTCGATCCAGGTCCTGACCCAGGCCCGTGAGCATTTGATCAAGCGAACCTTTGAAAGCTTCCGTGGGGCGCGCAATGTAATTCTGCATCTGTACAACTCCACCAGCACCCTGCAACGCAAGATTACCTTTGACATGTCACGAGAGGAGATCAAGGGGATTGCGGTCCGGGGGGCACAGATAGTGCGGGATCAGATCGCTACCGTACCGGAAACCACTGTCCGGCTGCAGTACTCCCCCGAGAGCTTCTCGGACACCGAGCTGGATTTTGCCAAAGAGGTCTGCGATGCGGTTGCCGAGGTATGGCAGCCGACGGTGCAGAATCCGGTTATCTTTAACCTGCCGGCTACGGTCGAGTGGGCCACCCCCAATGTGCATGCCGACCAGATCGAGTGGATGTCGCGCAACCTGAACAATCGGGAGGCAATTATCCTGAGCGTGCACACCCACAACGATCGGGGAACCGGCGTAGCTGCCACCGAGCTGGCATTGATGGCCGGTGCACAGCGAGTAGAGGGAACCCTTTTCGGCAATGGTGAGCGCACCGGGAACCTGGATATTGTAACCGTGGCGTTGAATATGTTCAGTCAGGGGATTGATCCCGGCCTCGATTTTTCCGATATCCCCTCCGTGCGTGCGCAGTACGAGGATCTGACCGGCATGGAGGTGCATCCGCGTCATCCCTATGGTGGTGATCTTGTTTTTACGGCCTTTTCCGGTTCGCATCAGGATGCTATCAAGAAGGGGATGGATCGCCGGGCCGACATACAAGACCCGACAGCAGCCTGGGAGGTGCCGTATCTGCTGATCGATCCACGGGATATCGGACGCACCTACGAGGCCATTATTCGCATCAACAGTCAGAGCGGCAAGGGCGGGGTGGCGTATGTAATGTCACGTGAGTTCGGGTTTGATCTGCCCAAGACCATGCATCCGGAGTTCGGCCGCATGGTGAATCAGGCGACTGATCGCCTGGGCCGCGAGGCCACCAAGCAGGAAATATTTGACATCTTCAAACAAAGCTATCTCGAGCTTACCGTACCGCTGGAGCTGATCCGACTGCGCTCACTTACCGACGAGATGGGGGATCACACCATTACCTGTACCGTGAAAGTGGCCTATGACGGACAGATTATCGAGATTACCGGGCGCGGGAACGGCCCGATCGATGCCTTTGTGCATGCCATGTCCGAGCGTGGCTGGAACGGTTTCTCCATCATCGACTTCAAGGAGCAGGCCGTTGGCTCTGGTGCCGGTACCGAGGCTGCGGCCTATGTCCAGATCCAGGCCCGGGACGGGGGTCGCTTCTGGGGCGTCGGTGTAGATACCGACATCTCTATTGCCGGACTCAAGGGGGTGGTAAGTGCTTACAACCGCTCCCGGCTCGCGTAG
- a CDS encoding PHP domain-containing protein codes for MKSSRLRLVADLHNHSCVSPCAALEMSPRAMAERARELGIDILGLTDHNTTANCPAFGYWCRELGIIPVFGMEITTIEELHVLALFATEQAASAFDAELFPLYRSIPNRPERWGDQVIVDKDDMIIGEIELHLTSGAMQIGLTELAGRIRIAGGMCIPAHIDRPTTSVTSQLGALPPGDFSALEIVRLPPPIGTRGLPLVCDSDAHYLADMGKRSFVAEMTRPDFSSLQEAVEAGRVQLSVVG; via the coding sequence ATGAAGTCCTCTCGGCTGCGGCTGGTTGCCGACCTGCATAATCACTCATGTGTCAGCCCGTGTGCTGCCCTGGAGATGTCGCCGCGCGCTATGGCGGAGCGGGCCCGGGAGCTGGGGATAGATATCCTGGGTCTGACCGATCATAACACCACCGCGAACTGTCCGGCCTTTGGCTACTGGTGCCGCGAACTCGGGATTATTCCGGTTTTCGGGATGGAAATTACCACCATCGAGGAGCTGCATGTACTGGCCCTGTTTGCGACTGAGCAGGCCGCGTCGGCCTTCGATGCCGAGCTGTTCCCCTTGTACCGGTCCATCCCCAATCGCCCCGAGCGCTGGGGTGATCAGGTTATCGTGGACAAGGATGATATGATCATTGGCGAGATCGAGCTGCACCTGACCAGCGGCGCCATGCAGATCGGGCTGACCGAACTGGCTGGGCGCATCCGGATTGCCGGCGGTATGTGTATACCGGCGCATATTGATCGTCCGACCACCAGTGTCACCAGCCAGTTGGGTGCCTTGCCCCCGGGGGATTTCAGTGCACTGGAAATTGTACGCCTGCCGCCGCCGATCGGGACCCGCGGGCTGCCACTGGTCTGCGACTCCGATGCCCATTATCTGGCAGATATGGGCAAGCGCAGTTTCGTAGCCGAAATGACACGCCCCGATTTCTCCTCACTCCAGGAGGCCGTAGAGGCCGGGCGGGTACAACTCTCTGTTGTCGGTTGA
- a CDS encoding CBS domain-containing protein, giving the protein MHSHIPINTLTAPSVVLELIYRLKIRDAMTRNVLTVAPETSLREIQAIMKDSSITGVPVVDGRRLAGIVSMDDIIHALENGAMHERADAHMTRRLIVLEDDMPLSFGISYFDKYSFGRFPVVSQQKELVGIITNRDITNSLIVEMNKELEELEKQVLSQNPILPPDTIHREYIVRKYDYQNAGRVSTEIKKLLKSKQIDRKTVRRISVAAYELEMNQVNHSDGGRMLCSFHDDRVAIQAIDRGPGIDDVDAALQEGFSTANDWIRSLGFGAGMGLPNARRVSDEFTITSEKSTGTTVSVVIYIPEQQAQEE; this is encoded by the coding sequence ATGCATAGTCACATACCGATCAATACCCTTACCGCCCCCTCGGTGGTCCTGGAGCTGATCTATCGTCTGAAGATCCGCGACGCAATGACACGTAACGTACTTACGGTCGCCCCCGAGACCAGCCTGCGCGAAATCCAGGCGATTATGAAGGATAGCTCGATCACCGGGGTGCCGGTTGTTGACGGGCGGCGACTGGCGGGTATTGTCAGTATGGATGATATTATTCACGCATTGGAGAACGGTGCCATGCATGAGCGGGCGGATGCCCATATGACCAGGCGTCTGATTGTCCTGGAGGATGATATGCCGCTGTCCTTCGGGATCTCCTACTTTGACAAGTATTCCTTTGGCCGGTTCCCGGTGGTCAGCCAGCAGAAGGAGCTGGTGGGCATAATCACCAATCGGGACATTACCAATTCATTGATTGTCGAGATGAACAAGGAGCTTGAGGAGCTGGAGAAACAGGTGCTGTCGCAGAACCCGATCCTGCCTCCGGACACCATTCACCGGGAGTATATTGTACGCAAGTATGACTATCAGAATGCCGGCAGGGTTTCTACCGAGATCAAGAAGCTGCTCAAGTCCAAACAGATCGATCGCAAGACGGTACGCAGGATCTCGGTTGCGGCCTACGAACTGGAGATGAATCAGGTGAATCACAGCGACGGCGGTCGGATGCTGTGCAGCTTTCACGACGACCGGGTTGCCATCCAGGCAATTGATCGCGGCCCGGGTATCGACGATGTCGATGCGGCCTTGCAGGAGGGATTCTCTACAGCCAATGACTGGATCCGCAGCCTCGGGTTTGGTGCTGGTATGGGGCTGCCGAATGCCCGTCGTGTCTCTGATGAGTTCACCATTACCTCGGAGAAATCCACCGGTACCACGGTGTCGGTTGTCATATATATACCCGAGCAGCAGGCACAGGAGGAGTAA